In Aegilops tauschii subsp. strangulata cultivar AL8/78 chromosome 3, Aet v6.0, whole genome shotgun sequence, one genomic interval encodes:
- the LOC109778364 gene encoding uncharacterized protein: MAAAGAFSPLSGTLLRRRIPLHHHRRFLSIAAAASEAPAPAPTPSQPPPPPRPRGKGYFPKKNEILELTCEGLAFKGKGVCKVDGSSFVLLCDGALPGERLVARVRRLRRGAFAEAAKLKTLSPHHDAVEAPCPLAADCGGCKSQSLAYSAQIHHKYVQVRDLLVNFGKFDPRKLESSDSDAVLKPIVPCDEIFRYRNKMEFSFGTKRWMKREWKEEKEEVSKGEELETDGYSLGLHAPGFFDKVLHVETCLLHSEPADKVLAVVQGSWTDPALGLTPYDVYKHTGFLKHLMIRTGRNVSTGAPEVMVNFVTSCYKPELLVPLVDRITKISEVVSVVNNVNTSVGNTSVGEQEYTLYGKPTITEMLRGLTFQISANSFFQTNTKQADVLYKLIGDSAGLKGDGSEIVLDLFCGTGTIGLTLARSAKHVYGYEVVPEAIADAQKNAQLNGISNATFVQGDLNKINETFGKEFPKPDIIISDPNRPGMHMKLIKWLLEVKAPRIVYVSCNPATCARDLDYLCHGVEEKGLRGCYELKRVIPVDMFPHTPHIECVCLLELC, from the exons ATGGCCGCGGCTGGCGCCTTCTCCCCCCTCTCCGGcaccctcctccgccgccgcataCCCCTCCACCATCACCGCCGCTTCCTCTCCATCGCGGCCGCTGCCTCGGAAGCCCCCGCGCCTGCCCCCACCCCgtcccagccgccgccgccgccgcgtccacGCGGAAAGGGGTACTTCCCCAAGAAGAACGAGATCCTCGAGCTGACCTGCGAGGGGCTCGCCTTCAAGGGGAAGGGCGTCTGCAAGGTCGACGGCTCCTCCTTCGTCCTGCTCTGCGACGGCGCTCTCCCCGGCGAGCGCCTCGTGGCTCGCGTCCGTCGCCTCCGCCGCGGCGCCTTCGCCGAGGCCGCCAAGCTCAAGACCCTCTCGCCCCACCACGACGCCGTCGAGGCCCCCTGCCCCCTCGCCGCCGACTGCGGCGGCTGCAAGAGCCAGTCCCTCGCCTACTCTGCGCAAATCCACCACAAGTACGTCCAGGTCCGCGACCTGCTGGTAAATTTCGGCAAGTTTGACCCCAGGAAGCTGGAGAGCTCGGATTCAGACGCCGTCCTTAAGCCCATCGTGCCGTGCGACGAGATATTTCGGTACAGGAACAAG ATGGAGTTCTCGTTTGGGACGAAGAGGTGGATGAAAAGGGAGTGGAAGGAGGAGAAAGAGGAGGTGTCGAAGGGGGAAGAGTTGGAGACTGATGGTTATTCACTTGGCCTCCATGCACCAGGGTTCTTTGACAAGGTGCTTCACGTCGAGACGTGCTTGCTGCACAGTGAGCCGGCAGATAAG GTTCTTGCAGTTGTTCAAGGAAGTTGGACGGATCCGGCTCTTGGCCTCACGCCTTACGATGTCTACAAGCACACTGGGTTTCTCAAGCATCTAATGATACGAACTGGAAG aaatgTCAGCACtggagctccagaagtgatggtCAATTTTGTGACATCATGTTATAAACCTGAGCTACTGGTGCCTCTTGTGGATAGAATCACAAAAATATCTGAAGTG GTAAGTGTCGTAAATAATGTGAATACATCTGTTGGCAATACATCCGTGGGTGAGCAAGAATATACCTTGTACGGGAAACCGACCATTACAGAAATGTTGAGAGGACTTACATTCCAGATATCTGCCAACTCCTTTTTCCAGACTAATACAAAACAG GCTGATGTTCTTTATAAGCTTATTGGAGATTCTGCTGGGCTTAAAGGAGATGGCTCTGAGATTGTTCTTGACTTGTTTTGTGGAACTGGAACCATTGGACTGACTCTTGCTAGAAG TGCAAAGCATGTTTATGGATATGAAGTTGTCCCTGAAGCCATTGCGGATGCCCAAAAGAATGCGCAGTTGAATGGTATCAGTAATGCTACATTTGTTCAGGGAGACCTTAACAAAATCAATGAAACATTTGGGAAGGAATTTCCAAAGCCTGACATAATCATATCAG ATCCTAATCGTCCTGGGATGCACATGAAGTTAATCAAGTGGCTGCTGGAAGTTAAAGCCCCTCGAATAGTGTACGTCTCGTGTAATCCAGCTACTTGTGCACGGGATCTGGACTATCTATGTCATGGCGTG GAGGAGAAAGGCCTGAGAGGGTGCTACGAGCTGAAGCGTGTAATACCTGTCGATATGTTTCCCCACACTCCTCATATTGAGTGTGTTTGCTTATTGGAGCTGTGCTGA